One Malania oleifera isolate guangnan ecotype guangnan chromosome 9, ASM2987363v1, whole genome shotgun sequence DNA segment encodes these proteins:
- the LOC131164251 gene encoding labd-13Z-ene-9,15,16-triol synthase, chloroplastic-like encodes MHAFSSPSSPTDSSSILYNTSTETMLGSIRADFGSNNKDVIPQVIIGVISVTLLSLIWLLPKKSKKTQTAPLPPGPYCLPLLGYIPFLDTHLCRCFTNLAAAHGPIFKLWLGTKMCVVVNSPEMMREVMRDKDQTFANRDPTISQRIFSHDGNDIAFAPYGADWRLLRKVFVRELLSNANLDDSYALRRREVRNAARTVYGKAGAPVDIGELAFLTSFDAVTSMLWGGTLGAEEGKSFGSEFREVVMGIVGLVTKPNVSDFFPALARLDLQGIEKEMRKIMSHIDRIFDFALDRRVKMDMGKRREGNGGEDGGKDFLQFLVELREQERATGESITLMQTKAMLWDIVAAGTDTTATTVEWAMAEVMNHPEILQKVHEELASVVGPNNAVEESHLSKLTYLNAVVKETLRLHPAFPFLIPHSPSETTVVGGYTIPKGTRVFINVWAVQRDPKIWPDPLEFRPDRFLGSDAGRMDYLGKNYHYLPFGSGLRICAGLPLAERMTMHLVASFLHLFQWRLPEDALKIDFEEKFGIVMKKAIPLVAIPTPKFSNSELYE; translated from the exons ATGCATGCATTTTCCTCACCTTCATCCCCTACTGATTCTTCTTCCATACTCTACAACACCAGTACTGAAACCATGTTGGGCTCAATTCGAGCAGATTTTGGCTCCAACAATAAAGACGTCATTCCCCAAGTAATCATCGGCGTTATTTCTGTCACTTTACTCTCCCTCATCTGGCTTCTCCCCAAGAAGTCCAAGAAGACTCAAACGGCGCCGTTGCCGCCGGGCCCCTACTGCCTGCCGTTGCTCGGCTACATTCCGTTCCTCGACACCCACCTCTGCCGCTGTTTCACCAACCTCGCCGCCGCCCACGGCCCCATCTTCAAGCTCTGGCTAGGGACCAAGATGTGCGTGGTCGTGAACTCGCCGGAGATGATGAGAGAGGTGATGCGAGACAAGGACCAGACGTTCGCCAACCGCGATCCTACCATCTCGCAGCGCATCTTCTCCCACGACGGCAATGACATCGCCTTTGCGCCCTACGGCGCCGACTGGCGGCTACTGCGGAAG GTGTTCGTGAGGGAGCTCCTGAGCAACGCCAACCTCGACGACTCCTACGCGCTGCGGCGGCGGGAGGTGAGGAACGCCGCAAGGACAGTATACGGGAAGGCGGGGGCGCCAGTTGATATTGGGGAGTTGGCGTTCCTGACGTCGTTCGACGCGGTGACGAGCATGCTGTGGGGCGGAACCCTGGGCGCGGAGGAGGGGAAAAGTTTCGGGTCGGAGTTTCGGGAGGTGGTGATGGGGATCGTGGGGCTGGTGACTAAGCCGAACGTGTCGGACTTTTTTCCGGCACTGGCGAGGTTGGATTTGCAGGGTATAGAGAAGGAGATGAGGAAGATAATGTCGCATATCGACAGGATCTTCGATTTTGCGCTGGACAGAAGGGTTAAAATGGATATGGGGAAGCGAAGAGAGGGTAATGGTGGAGAGGATGGAGGGAAGGATTTCTTGCAGTTCCTGGTAGAACTTAGAGAGCAGGAGCGTGCTACTGGTGAATCCATTACGCTCATGCAAACCAAGGCCATGCTCTGG GACATCGTGGCAGCCGGGACCGACACAACAGCAACGACGGTAGAATGGGCCATGGCCGAAGTGATGAACCACCCAGAGATCCTACAGAAAGTGCACGAAGAACTTGCGAGCGTGGTGGGTCCCAACAACGCAGTCGAAGAGTCTCATCTGTCCAAATTAACATACCTAAACGCCGTCGTTAAAGAGACTCTCCGGCTGCACCCGGCGTTCCCCTTCCTGATCCCACACAGCCCCAGCGAGACCACCGTCGTGGGCGGCTACACCATCCCCAAGGGCACTCGGGTCTTCATCAACGTCTGGGCCGTCCAGAGGGATCCGAAAATTTGGCCTGACCCGTTGGAGTTCCGGCCCGATAGGTTCTTGGGCAGTGACGCCGGCAGAATGGACTACTTGGGCAAGAACTACCATTATCTGCCGTTTGGGTCGGGTTTGCGGATATGCGCCGGGCTTCCACTGGCAGAGAGGATGACCATGCACTTGGTGGCTTCGTTCTTGCACTTGTTCCAGTGGAGGTTGCCAGAGGATGCATTGAAGATCGATTTCGAAGAGAAGTTTGGGATTGTGATGAAGAAAGCAATTCCTCTGGTCGCAATTCCGACGCCCAAATTCTCTAATTCGGAGCTCTATGAGTAG